The DNA sequence CATCACCGGCCCCTTCACCACCCCTTCGCCGAGATCGGCACCGACGAAGATGCGGCGGGACTGGTTGAAGCGCTGGATCTGCGTCGGCCCCGCGCCGAAGCGGATATCCGCCACGCGGCTGAGCGGCACCGAGCCGCCGCTGGCGGTGGTGACGGGCAGGTTCTCGATGGTGGAGAAATCCTGCCGCGAGGATTTGGCCAGCACCACGCGGATCGGCACCTGGCGATCGCTGAGCGAGAATTTGGCGGCGTTCTGGTCGATCTCGCCCAGCGTGGCGATGCGGATCGCCTGGCTGAGCGCGGAGGTGGTGACGCCGAGCTGCGCCGCCAGATCGAGCCGGGGCACGATGACCAGTTCGGGCCGCTGCAAATCGGCATCGATGCGCGGAGCCACCACGCCGGGGACGGACTGCATCTGCTCCGCCAAGGTCTGCGCGGCGGATTGCAGCACATCGGGGTCCGAGCCAGTCAGCATCACCGAAATATCGCGCCCGGTGCCGAAGCCGCCCGATTGCGAGGCGAAGCTCACCCGCGCATCGGCGATCTTCTGCAGTTCGGGATTCAGCCTGCGCTCGAACTCATAGCTGGGGGTTTCGCGGTCGGTCCGCAGCACGACGAACAGCCGCGCCTCACCCTCGTTGATGCGTTCCAGCACCCGCTCCACCTCGGGCTGCTTCTCCACGATCGCAGTGACGCGATCGGTCACCCGCTCCGTCTCCTCGATCGTGGTGCCGGGCACCATTTCAATATTGACGCGGCTGGTGTCCGAATCGGTGGTCGGATCGAATTGCTGCGGCAGATGGGTGAGCAGCAGCGCGGTGATGACCAGCGCGCCGATGCCGGCGAGGAACATCCAGAAACGGTGGTCCACCGTGCGCGAGCGGACGCGGAGCATGAAGCGTTCATGCGCCTGGGCGAAGCCGCCGCCGGTGGCATAGATCACGCGGTTGAGCACCCAGCCGACAGCGAAGCCCGCGGCGACGGGCAGCACGATCAGCAGCAGCGAAGTGGGCAGCCATGCGGGCAGACCGGGAATCCCGGTGCCAGCCACGACATAGGCCACCACCAGCACCACGGCGAACACGGCCAGCCAGTACAGCGTCTCTCCGGCGGCGTTCCAGCCGCTACGCACTGCGGGCGCCATGCCCTGGCGGCGCTTTTCCGTCTTCGTTTCGTCCAGCGTCCAGCGCAGGATGCCCATGTAGCGGTCCATCAGCCAGCCCTCGCCATGTTCGGCGTGGCCATGGGCCTTGAGGAAATAGGCCGCGATCATCGGCGTGATCATCCGCGCCACCGCCAGGCTCATCAGCACGGCGGCCACCACGGTGAGGCCGAAGTTCTTGAAGAACTGGCCGGAAATGCCCGGCATCAGGCCCACCGGCAGGAACACGGCGACGATCGACATGGTCGTGGCGACCACGGCGAGGCCGATTTCGTCCGCCGCGTCGATCGAGGCCTGATAGGCCGTCTTGCCCATGCGCATGTGGCGCACGATGTTCTCGATCTCCACGATGGCGTCGTCCACCAGCACGCCCGCCACCAGGCTCAGCGCCAGCAGCGAGAGCGTGTTGAGCGTGAAGCCCATCATGTCCATGAACCAGAAGGTCGGCACGGCGGAGAGCGGGATCGCCAGCGCGGCGATGATCGTGGCGCGCCAGTCGCGCAGGAACAGGAACACCACCACGATCGCCAGCAGCGCGCCTTCGATCATGGCGTGCATCGAGCTGTCGTACTGGTCCTTGGTGTATTCCAC is a window from the Altererythrobacter sp. B11 genome containing:
- a CDS encoding efflux RND transporter permease subunit is translated as MNFRNISAWSIRNPIVPIVLFIGLTLAGIVSFSRMDVNDNPDIDFPAVIVEISQPGAAPTEIETQITQKVEAAVRSVNGVDQIQSTATEGSSVTTVQFIIGTDANNAVNEVKNAVDQVRGDLPEGILEPRVTKVEVGGNGPIGYFAVAADDMTMEQLSWFIDDTISRRLLSIEGMAAVSRAGGVDREIRVVLDPARMQALGVTAATINTALRQVNTDAAGGEAQIAGSRQSVRVLGNADTARDLAKTRIRLSNGVTIRLDDVAEVFDGYSEQSSIAKMRGRQVVTFGIERAKGASDVTVYDAAIKELKSIEEDNPGIHITQLFTSVEYTKDQYDSSMHAMIEGALLAIVVVFLFLRDWRATIIAALAIPLSAVPTFWFMDMMGFTLNTLSLLALSLVAGVLVDDAIVEIENIVRHMRMGKTAYQASIDAADEIGLAVVATTMSIVAVFLPVGLMPGISGQFFKNFGLTVVAAVLMSLAVARMITPMIAAYFLKAHGHAEHGEGWLMDRYMGILRWTLDETKTEKRRQGMAPAVRSGWNAAGETLYWLAVFAVVLVVAYVVAGTGIPGLPAWLPTSLLLIVLPVAAGFAVGWVLNRVIYATGGGFAQAHERFMLRVRSRTVDHRFWMFLAGIGALVITALLLTHLPQQFDPTTDSDTSRVNIEMVPGTTIEETERVTDRVTAIVEKQPEVERVLERINEGEARLFVVLRTDRETPSYEFERRLNPELQKIADARVSFASQSGGFGTGRDISVMLTGSDPDVLQSAAQTLAEQMQSVPGVVAPRIDADLQRPELVIVPRLDLAAQLGVTTSALSQAIRIATLGEIDQNAAKFSLSDRQVPIRVVLAKSSRQDFSTIENLPVTTASGGSVPLSRVADIRFGAGPTQIQRFNQSRRIFVGADLGEGVVKGPVMNAINALPIMKDLPAGVSNRPVGEDEWQQELIQNFIIAVISGVLLVFAVLVLLYKRFVSPLVNMTSLLLAPLGGLLALWIKGDPISMPVYIGLLMLLGIVAKNSILLIDFALEEMHSGVPKKAAIIDAGHKRAQPILMTTVAMTAGMIPTALSLSGDAAWRAPMGIVVIGGLLLSTLLTLLIVPAGFSLADGFEKRLGPWLRERFLTYRPGDSDGRRRDHGATEAHPAE